The stretch of DNA GCTTTTTTCAGATTTTTAACCACATCCCAGGTCGATGCATTGCCTGCTTTGGCAATATTGATATAAACTGAACGTTTACCATCTATCAATGCATAACCAGTGGTAATATCGGCTCCGTCTTTTACTGTCGCAACATCACGGATGTATATGTTTTCAACGCCGTCTTTGAAAATCGGGATGTTTCCGAAATCATCAACCGCTTTTATCGTGTTGTTGGTTGGTGTGAGGTAATTAATATCGCCTATATACACATTACCCGAAGGTGCAGTAATATTGTTTCGGCTAATCGCTTCTACAATCTGATCGGGTGAAAGCTGGTGAGTGCGCAGTTTATTCGGATCAATATTAATCTCCACTGTACGCGGACTTCCCCCAAACGGCGGCGCTGTTGTTAATCCCGGAATTGCAATTAAGAATGGACGAGCCGTAAAGTTGGCAATATCCTGTAGCTGATTATTGGTTTTGGTATTACTTCTGAACACCAATTGGCCAACAGGTTGTGAGGAGGCATCGAACCGGATAATGAATGGAGGAGGAGCACCCGGAGGTAAGAACACCTGGGAACGATTGGATAACGCACTAGTTTGAGCGATTGCCTGTCCCATTTCGGTTCCTTCATAAAAGTTCACCTTCATCAAGGTTAGCCCCTGGGTGTTTTTCGTTTCAATGCTTTTGATGCCATTGGTAAAAAGCATCATGTTTACATACATCTTGGTGAAATAACCTTCCATTTGCTGTGGTGTATAGCCATTGAAAGAGTGGGCTACATACACCACCGGAAGATTCATTTCAGGTAGAATATCAACTTTAATTTCTTTTGACGCTTTTATCCCAAAGAATAAAAGTCCAAGCACCAGTACCATAATGGAAATGGGCTTTCTTAATGCTAAGCGTATTAAATTCATTGCTTTTATTTATTAGGGATAGCGTTTAAAATAACTGTTAGGTCGCCTTGGGCAGCCGCTTTTAAAAGCAAGGCTTGCCATACATTATTCTGGGCAATTTCATGGTCTATCTCAGCCCTGTTTAACAAATAATGCGATTGAGTAAGATCAACAATGGTGGTTAAACCATTAGTATAAAGCGCCATGTGCTGACGATACGCATCTGATGCTGCTTTTACCTGTATGTTGCTTTCATCCAAATCTTTAACAGCATTCGCATATTTGGCCGATGCAAGTAATGCTTGTGCAGATAAGTCTTCTTTTAACAAGTCATAATTGTTTTGTAAGGCAGAGGTCTGGAATTTTTGCTCTTTAGCCTTTGTTGAATAGCGGAATGCATTAGTAATATTCCAGCTAAGGGTAAGTCCGATCAGGTAATTTCCTCGACTAATTTGGGCGCCTTTCCAATAGGAATTTGAGTAGGCATTATTATCCTGCACATAATTCCATTCGAAGCCCGATCCACGTCCTTGCAATACTCCAAATGCCATTAAGCTGGGCAGCTTATTAGTTTTAACGTATTTTTCATTGGACTGACTCTGTTCGATTTTACTTTTTTGATAGAGTAAATAAGGGTGCTTGTCTGCTTCAGTTTGATGATCGGATAAAACCAAAGGTGTTTTAGTTGTAAAAACACTGTCGAGGACATACGTCTGGAAAGAATCTCCCAACAATACTGCGAGATTCTTGGAATAATCCAATTCCTTATCGTAAGCCTTAATTTGAGCAGATTGAGCATTCGAAACTTCTGCTTTGGCAAGTGAAGCATCTACTTCAGGAATTAAACCACTTTGAGCCCGACTTACTGTTGTCGACAAAAACACCTTAGCGCGTTCCATATTTTTCTCCTGTACGAACTTGATTCGCTGGCTTGCCAGAAGATTTAAGTAAGCCGCGGTAACTTTTATCTTATGTTGAAATAATTCCTGATCGAGATCTCTTGTTGCGGTTTGATACTCGGATTCAGCAACAGCTACTTGATTTTTAATTCGCCCGAAGGAAAACAGGTTCCAGTTAACATTGGCAAGATAAAGGGAACCGAATGCAGCATTCCAATTTTGTTCTGCCAGCGGCATTGAAGTTGAGGCAGCGCCTAAACCTCCATAGCTGTATAATGGTCCGTTTTGCGCATTGATAGTTCCATAATTCTGTTGTGCCTGAAAAGTAATATCCGGTACATCCTGATATTTTTGAAACTGAATATTTTCTTCAGCGGCTTTTGCCATAGCCTCTTTTGCTTTTATGGTCTGATAGTTCTGAACAGAACGGTCGAGTGCATTTGACAATGGCAAAACTTGAGCAAGCGCAATTTGGCTTAACCCCAATAGGCCAGTCAACGCAATGAATTTTAATTTCATCGTTACATGGTATTTAGAAAATTGACATAAGAAGTTGGCCCTATTTGATCAAATACGGCACATACATAAAAGGTGTCAATCGACTAAATCCTATAAACGCAATGTAAAATGTAGAGAGGGTTGCCCGGAACAGGCGTATCAGAAGGGGTATAACAGGCAGTGTTTTGATCAGCAATTACTTCGCTGTCAAAAACAGTCCCTATTAGTTGATTGGGAATCGCAAAGCCCCAAACTTTGAATTTTATATCAAGCGGAGCCGTCTTTTTTACCTCTGCGCTAAGCTTTACCAGCTGTTTCTCATGTTTGCAGCAGTTTTTCTTCTTCTGTTTCTGATTATACTTTGCTACACAAACAGGGCAGGGTGAATCCGGATTAACATGGTTAAAGATGTTAGCCTCTTGTCGTACTCCCTTACAAAAATGCACACTTGTGGTAAAGCCGGTCGACAATACCAGGTGCAGGAAGCTGAGTAATATGACAAAAAAACGATTCATCGGTCGCAAAGATAATCGATCCCTGTTATCTTGTTTATAACATTCCTGTTATTTAAACTGAATAATAACAGCGCTTAATACCTGTTATTGGAGTTGTAGTGAAAATTAGTTTTTCAAATTATCACTGAAGAAAAAACAATAAAATTGAACTAGTCAGATAATTAGGTGATTGTAATATATGTTCATTTGCTTGGGAAATGTATCTATTTAGTTAAACTCTGTACAGGTTATTAATAATAGTCATAAATTCTACATTTTTGCGACGACGGTTTTCAAGACGGATAATAGTAGGTTCGGGCCGAGAAAAATCGAATAAAAACTGAGGGTAGGATGAAAAACACGTTATTGTTAATTCTGGTGCTATTTGCTGCAATTGCAAGTAAGGCTCAATCTAAAGATGATCCGGTTTTAGAGGAGCTTAACAATGCTGTTAATAACAAGCAGCAATATGTGCATGAAAAAGAATTAAGAATTACGAGTTTAAAAAAAGTGAGATCAGGTGCTACTTCCTTATTGCAAGAATACCAGATCAATAAAAGCCTGCATGATGAGTATAAAAAGTTCAAATTAGACTCAGCTATCCGATATGTAACCCGAAACGTTGAAATTGCCGGATTATTAAAGCGAAACGATTTAAGTGATGCAGCTAAGATTCAGCTGGCTACCTTATTCTCCTTTACCGGAAAATATCGGGAATCTGAACAAATTCTTGGTGGCATTAATAAACAACATCTTCCTAAAGAACAGCTTACGCCATACTTTGAGGCTTATTTTCGATTCTTTGAACATTATGCCACCAACAGCAACAGTTATTGGGAAACCTATATTCGTAAGATTAGGAATTACCGTGATTCACTGACTGCAGTTTCTGATCCCTCATCTCTTAGCTATAAGATCCATTCGGAGGAAAAGAATATTGAGAACGGACAATTAGATAGTTCTGAGAAAAAACTGCTTGAACTGTTGCAGGTAACCAAGCACGATAATCCTGACTATGCAATGGTCGCTTATCTGTTAGGTAATATTTATCAGTTAAAGCAAAATGATGTGCTGGCGAAAAAATACTTCGCAATTTCTGCTACGGCTGATATCAGGAATGCGGTAAAAGATCAGGCTTCTATTCAGGTACTTTCCCAGATCTATTATAAAGAAGGTAATATTGATGAAGCTTATAAACTGGTAAAATCGGCTATTGAAGATGCCGTTTTTTGTAATGTACAATTTCGGACAACCCAATTGTCTGCCTTTTATACCATTATCAATACAGCCTATCTTGATAAAGAGGCCGAACGCAAAAGTCAGCTGAAGGTTTATCTTTTCTCCATTAGTGTTTTGTCGGTATTTCTGCTTATGGCAATAGCTTACGTTTATAAGCAGATGAAGAAAGTTTCGCGAATTAAGGAGGAACTCTTTGCTACCAATGAAAAATTAGCCCAACTGAATAAGGAAATTACCTGTGCTAATGAGCAGTTGAATGAGCGGAATGCCGAGCTTTCGGAGTCTAACCATATTAAGGAAGAATACATTGCTCATTTTTTTGATCTATGCTCAACTTATATCAATAAGCTGGAAGGTTATCGAAAAGAATTGAATAAGAAAGTAAGCGACAAAAAACTGGAAGAGTTGTTCAAAATGCTGAAATCAACTACTGTTGTTGATAATGAATTGGAGGAGCTTTACAGTAATTTCGATACTATTTTTCTAAATCTGTATCCAACCTTTGTTAAAGATTTTAATTCATTACTGATTGCTGATGAACAAGTAATTCTGAAACAGGGAGAACTGCTGAATACCGAGTTACGCATTTTTGCACTAATACGTCTTGGTATTACCGACAGTGTAAAGATCGCAGCGTTCTTACGCTATTCATTAAGTACTATCTATAATTACCGCACTAAAGCCCGCAACAAAGCGATTGTTTCCCGTGATGAATTTGAAAAAATGGTGATGCGCATAGGTTCCATTCCCGCAAAGGTGAATTAGGAAGAAGAAAATTAATATCTTTTAATTACTAATTAATTTAGTTTAATTGCTAAATTTGTTGGTAAATTAAAGTATTAAAATGCCTTCGAATCGTCATATCGTCCATTTGGATCTGGATACATTTTTTGTTTCCGTTGAACGATTGAAGAACAATGCGTTCAACGGGAAACCCCTTTTGATCGGTGGCTCCTCAGATCGTGGAGTTGTCGCTTCCTGTAGTTATGAAGCCCGACAGTTTGGTGTGAGTTCGGCTATGCCGATGAGGATGGCCCGGTTGCTTTGTCCGGATGCCATTGTTGTAAGAGGTGATATGGAGGAATATTCACGCCATTCCAATATCGTTACAGAAATAATCAAATCCAGGGCACCTATAGTAGAGAAAGCTTCCATTGATGAACACTACCTGGACCTCACAGGTATGGATAAGTTTTTTGGCTGTCAGAAATGGACGCATGAGTTACGTGATTATGTCATTAAAAATACGGGGCTGCCAATTTCTATGGGTTTGTCTGTAAACAAAACGGTGGCAAAAGTTGCGACCGGTGAAGCCAAGCCAAATGGAGAAAAAAATATTGAACAGGTTGAGGTAAGACCTTTTCTGAATCCTCTTTCAATAAAGAAAATACCTGGAGTAGGAGCCAAAACATATGTACAGCTTCGTAATATGGGAGTGGAAACTATTTACACGCTTTCCCAGATTCCTCCCGATTTAATGCACAAGGTTTTAGGTGAAAATGGTATTTCGCTCTGGCAAAAAGCCAACGGCATTGATGAAACTCCTGTTATTCCTTTCTCGGAACGCAAATCGATAAGCACTGAGTCCACCTTTGATAAGGATACAACGAATATTGAATACTTAAATCAATTGCTTACCAAGATGGTAATGGAACTGGCGTTTCAACTTCGAAAAGAATGTCGGTTGACCTCATGCGTAACGGTTAAACTTCGTTATTCAAACTTCGATACAGAAACAAAACAGCTTCGAATTCCCTATACGGCATTAGATAAAACGTTGATCGATATTGCTAAGTCCTTGTTTCAAACACTTTACTCCCGCCGCATGCTTATCAGGCTGATTGGCGTCCGGTTTTCTCATTTGGTTTCCGGGTTTGAACAAATAGATCTTTTTGCCGAATCGATTGAACAATATAATTTATGCCAGGCTATGGATAAGATCAGGCGACGGTTTGGGGAGAAATCGATCACTGTAGCCGGTGCAGCTAACTTTATTAAGGAGTGAACATAAAACAGGAGGTGAAATGTATCTTAACTGTCATAGCTCCTATAGTCTAAGGTATGGAGTACTATCTGTCGAGCGTCTTATTGAGCTGGCAAAACTTCATAAAGTAGAATGCTTGTCGCTAACTGATATTAATAACTCTACCGGAGCCTGGGAATTTGGTAAATTATGCAGGGATGCCGGAATTAAACCGGTAATAGGGATCGAATTTCATCATGAAGGCCGTCTGCTTTATATTGGTATAGCGAAGAATATGGAAGGTTTCCGTGAACTGAATGAATTTCTGACGACTTATAACTTATCAAAAAAAACACTTCCTGTTCGTCCCGTTGATTTTCCTAACGCTTATGTGATCTACCCATGGAACAATCAAACGTTTCGGGAATTAAGTGAAAATGAATTTATTGGAATAAGGGCCACCGATGTGAATAAGCTCTTTGGGAAACAGTTGCTGCCTGTAAAACATAAACTTTTGGCACTTCATCCGGTTACTTTTGAAAATAAAAGCGGGCGTTTTTTGCATGCGCATTTACGTGCTATAGATTTCAATACACTGTTGTCAAAGCTTGATCGTGATGATGTTGCGGCTGCCGATGAGTGCTTTGTATCCCTTGATGAACTAAGAAAAACATTTGATGGCTATCCTTTTCTGCTAAAGAATACGGAACTGCTCTTAAACAGCTGTTCGATCGATTTTGATTTTGAAGAATCAAAGAATCGTAAAACATTTACCGGAAATAACTATGAGGACAAGGAATTGCTGCGGAAGCTTGCTTTTGAGGGGCTGGAGTATCGTTATGGCAAGCATAATAAGGTTGCTGGTGAACGAATCTTGCATGAACTTTCGATCATTGATAATATGGGGTTTGCTTCTTACTATTTAATTACCCATGATATCATCAGTTACACGATTTCAAGAGGTTTTTATCATGTAGGGAGAGGCTCCGGCGCTAATAGTATTGTTGCCTATTGCTTGAAAATTACGGATGTAGATCCCGTTGATCTCGATCTGTATTTTGAACGTTTTTTAAATCCGAAACGTTCATCTCCTCCCGATTTTGACATTGATTATTCCTGGGATGAACGGGATGCAGTGCACGATTATATTTTTAAGAAGTACGGTCGTGATCATACAGCATTATTGGGCACCATGTCCACTTTTAAAAGTAATTCGATTATCCGGGAGCTTGGCAAAGTATACGGTTTGCCTAAAGAAGAGATCGATGAACTGGCAGATTTTCCCGAAAAGGTAGGAAACCGAAATGACCTGACTCGTAAAATCCTCTCCTTAGGAAGCTTAATGACCAACATGCCCAATCAGCGTTCTATACATGCTGGGGGAGTGTTAATTTCGGAAAAGCCGTTGACTTATTATACCGCTTTGGATTTGCCTCCGAAAGGATTACCTACCGTACAATGGGATATGTATGCAGCAGAAGACATTGGTTTTGAGAAATTCGATATTTTAAGTCAGCGAGGTATTGGGCACATTAAAGAGTCGGTAGATATTGTACAACAGAATTGTGGGGTGAAGGTTGATATTCATAACATTTCTTTGATTAAAGAGGATAAGAAAGTAAAAGAGCAGCTTAAATCAGGCGATAGTATTGGTTGTTTTTACATTGAAAGTCCGGCTATGCGTGGACTCTTAAAAAAACTTACCTGCGACAATTACCTCACGTTGGTGGCTGCAAGTTCAATTATTCGTCCCGGAGTAGCTAAATCCGGAATGATGCGACAATACATTCAACGTTTTCATCAACCAGACCAGATTGAATACCTGCATCCGATCATGAAAGAACAATTGTCGGAAACTTTTGGCGTGATGGTTTACCAGGAAGATGTATTAAAGATTTGTCATCATTATGCAGGTTTGGATCTGGCAGATGCAGATGTACTACGCAGAGCAATGAGCGGTAAGTATCGTTCGAGGAAAGAGTTAGAACGTATTATTCAACGGTTTTTCGAGAACAGTAAAGAACTAGGCCGGCCCGAAGACATTACAAAAGAAGTTTGGCGACAGGTGGAGTCATTTGCCGGATATAGTTTCTCAAAAGCACACTCTGCCTCTTTTGCTGTTGAAAGTTTTCAAAGCCTGTACCTGAAAACATATTATCCGAAGGAGTTCATGGTAGCCGTAATCAATAACTTTGGTGGGTTTTATCGTACATGGGTGTATGTGCATGAAGCGCGGCGTGCGGGTTGTACTATTTTGCTGCCTTGTGTAAACCGAAGCGAAACACATACCACTATCAGCGGCTCAGATGTTTACCTTGGGTTTGTTCACGTGGGTAATCTGGAAGAAAAAATGGCAAAGCTGATTCCTCAGGAACGGAAAAAGAACGGAGCATACAGTTCTCTGGAGGAGCTTATTGAACGAACTGGAATTACTCTTCAACAGGCTATACTCCTGATCCGGGTGGACGCATTTCGATTTACGGGCAAAAGCAAAAAACAGTTGCTGTGGGAGGTGTATGGTTATTTAGGATATAAACATGAAAAACAAGATGTGCAAAAATTGTTTCTACCCGAAGCAAAGGAGTTCCGCTTGCCCGAACTGATTAACACAACACTTGAAAATACATTTGATGAAATAGAGCTGTTGGGTTTTCCTGTTACTCAGTCGCATTTCGACCTATTACAAACCCGGCAAAGAGGTGATGTGATGGCTAAAGACCTGATCAGTCATGTTGGAGAGATTGTTAGAATGATTGGGAATTTTGTCGCACAGAAATCAGTAAAAACGGTTAAAGGGCATATGATGTATTTTGGAACCTTTTTTGACGTGAAGGGAGATTTCTTTGACACTGTACATTTTCCTGATTCGGCAAAAGAGTATCCATTCAGGGGAGGAGGGTGTTACTTAATGCAAGGTAAAGTAGTGGAAGAGTTTGGTTTTGCAAGTCTCGAAATAATTAAATTCTATAAGTTGCCTACAGTGAAAGACCCACGGTATTAGCGCTCCTCCGAATAGGTTGTTTTTATAAGAGAGAGGAATTGAAGTACTCTACAATCAATTTTAACAGGTTGAAAATGAAGCCTTATGGGTTCTTAAATTACTACTTTTTTGGGTTGCTAAATACATGTTAATTACTTGTTAGTCAATTTTTTAACTGTCTTAAATCGCTACTTTTTTTATTCCGGAAAGTTTACGCCTGTTTTATTTACCTAGTTTTATCCTCGGCTTAACACTAAAAGCCTTTAGTGAATAACCAATTTATTTTAAGCCCAATACAAAATCTTACAAGGTGGAAAACCAAATGCTATTGAAAGATAGCTGCGTTGGTGCTACGATTTACATAACAATTTGTAATGGGTATTCCGATTACAAAGCAGTGTTTTTATTATGAATAAATTTTTGACAGCAATTATTGTTTGTGCAACAGCATTTAGCGTGCAGGCACAGCAAGTTAAAGATCCGAAAATGGTGTCATTCATCGACAAACTAATGAGTCAGATGACACTAGAGGAGAAAATCGGACAGTTGAACCTGCCGAGTGAAGGAGATATCATCACCGGGTTGGCTAAGAACAGTAACATCGCCGAAAAGATCAAAAAAGGTCAGGTGGGCGGAATGTTTAACATCAAAGGAGCCGACAAAATCAGAGAAATTCAGCGAATTGCGGTGGAGCAAAGCCGCATGAAAATACCAATGTTGTTTGGTATGGATGTGATCCATGGTTACGAAACAGTATTTCCAATTCCTTTAGGCATTGCTTGTACCTGGGATATGAATGCAATTGAGGAATCTGCTCGCATAGCGGCATCAGAAGCAAGTGCAGACGGTATCAGCTGGACATTCAGCCCAATGGTTGATATCGCAAGGGATCCTCGCTGGGGTCGTGTTTCTGAAGGAAGTGGTGAAGATCCGTACTTAGGCGGACAGATTGCCAAAGCGATGGTTCGTGGTTACCAGGGAAAAGGCAATTCATTTTCAGCAAATACCAATATTCTTGCCTGTGTAAAACACTTCGCCTTGTACGGTGCAGGTGAGGCAGGAAGAGATTATAATACGGTTGATATGAGCCGTATTCGTATGTATAATGAATATTTATATCCTTATCAGGCAGCAGTTGAGGCCGGAGTTGGTAGTTTGATGGCTTCATTTAACGTGGTTGATAATGTTCCTGCTCATGGTAATAAATGGCTTTTAACAGATGTACTAAGAAAACAGTGGAAGTTTGACGGATTTACAGTAGCCGATTACGGAGGAGTCAGTGAAATGGTTAATCACGGAGTGGGTGATATGCAGTCCGTTTCTGCTCAGGCGTTGAACGCCGGTTTGGATATGGATATGGTGAGCGAAGGATTCCTGTCTACCCTGAAAAAATCATTGGAAGAAGGGAAAGTAAGCATCGATCAAATCAATACCGCTTGTCGACGTGTGTTAGAAGCAAAATATAAACTTGGGTTGTTTGCGAATCCATATAAATATTGTGACCTGTCTCGTGCTAAAAAAGATATTTATACACAAGCTAATAGAGCGGTTGCCCGCAAAACTGCATCTGAGAGTTTTGTCCTGTTAAAGAACGAAGGAAATCTGTTGCCATTAGCTAAAAAACAAACCATTGCAGTTATTGGTCCGTTAGCAAATACCCGCTCAAACATGGTTGGAACCTGGAGCGTTGCAGCTAAGCTTGATGTTCCTGCTACAGTTGTGGAAGGTTTAAAATCTGTGGGCGGCAAAGATGCTTCAATTCTGTACGCTAAAGGTTGTAA from Solitalea canadensis DSM 3403 encodes:
- a CDS encoding TolC family protein, with the translated sequence MKLKFIALTGLLGLSQIALAQVLPLSNALDRSVQNYQTIKAKEAMAKAAEENIQFQKYQDVPDITFQAQQNYGTINAQNGPLYSYGGLGAASTSMPLAEQNWNAAFGSLYLANVNWNLFSFGRIKNQVAVAESEYQTATRDLDQELFQHKIKVTAAYLNLLASQRIKFVQEKNMERAKVFLSTTVSRAQSGLIPEVDASLAKAEVSNAQSAQIKAYDKELDYSKNLAVLLGDSFQTYVLDSVFTTKTPLVLSDHQTEADKHPYLLYQKSKIEQSQSNEKYVKTNKLPSLMAFGVLQGRGSGFEWNYVQDNNAYSNSYWKGAQISRGNYLIGLTLSWNITNAFRYSTKAKEQKFQTSALQNNYDLLKEDLSAQALLASAKYANAVKDLDESNIQVKAASDAYRQHMALYTNGLTTIVDLTQSHYLLNRAEIDHEIAQNNVWQALLLKAAAQGDLTVILNAIPNK
- a CDS encoding HYC_CC_PP family protein, translating into MNRFFVILLSFLHLVLSTGFTTSVHFCKGVRQEANIFNHVNPDSPCPVCVAKYNQKQKKKNCCKHEKQLVKLSAEVKKTAPLDIKFKVWGFAIPNQLIGTVFDSEVIADQNTACYTPSDTPVPGNPLYILHCVYRI
- a CDS encoding DUF6377 domain-containing protein; amino-acid sequence: MKNTLLLILVLFAAIASKAQSKDDPVLEELNNAVNNKQQYVHEKELRITSLKKVRSGATSLLQEYQINKSLHDEYKKFKLDSAIRYVTRNVEIAGLLKRNDLSDAAKIQLATLFSFTGKYRESEQILGGINKQHLPKEQLTPYFEAYFRFFEHYATNSNSYWETYIRKIRNYRDSLTAVSDPSSLSYKIHSEEKNIENGQLDSSEKKLLELLQVTKHDNPDYAMVAYLLGNIYQLKQNDVLAKKYFAISATADIRNAVKDQASIQVLSQIYYKEGNIDEAYKLVKSAIEDAVFCNVQFRTTQLSAFYTIINTAYLDKEAERKSQLKVYLFSISVLSVFLLMAIAYVYKQMKKVSRIKEELFATNEKLAQLNKEITCANEQLNERNAELSESNHIKEEYIAHFFDLCSTYINKLEGYRKELNKKVSDKKLEELFKMLKSTTVVDNELEELYSNFDTIFLNLYPTFVKDFNSLLIADEQVILKQGELLNTELRIFALIRLGITDSVKIAAFLRYSLSTIYNYRTKARNKAIVSRDEFEKMVMRIGSIPAKVN
- the dinB gene encoding DNA polymerase IV, translated to MPSNRHIVHLDLDTFFVSVERLKNNAFNGKPLLIGGSSDRGVVASCSYEARQFGVSSAMPMRMARLLCPDAIVVRGDMEEYSRHSNIVTEIIKSRAPIVEKASIDEHYLDLTGMDKFFGCQKWTHELRDYVIKNTGLPISMGLSVNKTVAKVATGEAKPNGEKNIEQVEVRPFLNPLSIKKIPGVGAKTYVQLRNMGVETIYTLSQIPPDLMHKVLGENGISLWQKANGIDETPVIPFSERKSISTESTFDKDTTNIEYLNQLLTKMVMELAFQLRKECRLTSCVTVKLRYSNFDTETKQLRIPYTALDKTLIDIAKSLFQTLYSRRMLIRLIGVRFSHLVSGFEQIDLFAESIEQYNLCQAMDKIRRRFGEKSITVAGAANFIKE
- a CDS encoding DNA polymerase III subunit alpha — translated: MQLTLLRSEHKTGGEMYLNCHSSYSLRYGVLSVERLIELAKLHKVECLSLTDINNSTGAWEFGKLCRDAGIKPVIGIEFHHEGRLLYIGIAKNMEGFRELNEFLTTYNLSKKTLPVRPVDFPNAYVIYPWNNQTFRELSENEFIGIRATDVNKLFGKQLLPVKHKLLALHPVTFENKSGRFLHAHLRAIDFNTLLSKLDRDDVAAADECFVSLDELRKTFDGYPFLLKNTELLLNSCSIDFDFEESKNRKTFTGNNYEDKELLRKLAFEGLEYRYGKHNKVAGERILHELSIIDNMGFASYYLITHDIISYTISRGFYHVGRGSGANSIVAYCLKITDVDPVDLDLYFERFLNPKRSSPPDFDIDYSWDERDAVHDYIFKKYGRDHTALLGTMSTFKSNSIIRELGKVYGLPKEEIDELADFPEKVGNRNDLTRKILSLGSLMTNMPNQRSIHAGGVLISEKPLTYYTALDLPPKGLPTVQWDMYAAEDIGFEKFDILSQRGIGHIKESVDIVQQNCGVKVDIHNISLIKEDKKVKEQLKSGDSIGCFYIESPAMRGLLKKLTCDNYLTLVAASSIIRPGVAKSGMMRQYIQRFHQPDQIEYLHPIMKEQLSETFGVMVYQEDVLKICHHYAGLDLADADVLRRAMSGKYRSRKELERIIQRFFENSKELGRPEDITKEVWRQVESFAGYSFSKAHSASFAVESFQSLYLKTYYPKEFMVAVINNFGGFYRTWVYVHEARRAGCTILLPCVNRSETHTTISGSDVYLGFVHVGNLEEKMAKLIPQERKKNGAYSSLEELIERTGITLQQAILLIRVDAFRFTGKSKKQLLWEVYGYLGYKHEKQDVQKLFLPEAKEFRLPELINTTLENTFDEIELLGFPVTQSHFDLLQTRQRGDVMAKDLISHVGEIVRMIGNFVAQKSVKTVKGHMMYFGTFFDVKGDFFDTVHFPDSAKEYPFRGGGCYLMQGKVVEEFGFASLEIIKFYKLPTVKDPRY
- the bglX gene encoding beta-glucosidase BglX: MNKFLTAIIVCATAFSVQAQQVKDPKMVSFIDKLMSQMTLEEKIGQLNLPSEGDIITGLAKNSNIAEKIKKGQVGGMFNIKGADKIREIQRIAVEQSRMKIPMLFGMDVIHGYETVFPIPLGIACTWDMNAIEESARIAASEASADGISWTFSPMVDIARDPRWGRVSEGSGEDPYLGGQIAKAMVRGYQGKGNSFSANTNILACVKHFALYGAGEAGRDYNTVDMSRIRMYNEYLYPYQAAVEAGVGSLMASFNVVDNVPAHGNKWLLTDVLRKQWKFDGFTVADYGGVSEMVNHGVGDMQSVSAQALNAGLDMDMVSEGFLSTLKKSLEEGKVSIDQINTACRRVLEAKYKLGLFANPYKYCDLSRAKKDIYTQANRAVARKTASESFVLLKNEGNLLPLAKKQTIAVIGPLANTRSNMVGTWSVAAKLDVPATVVEGLKSVGGKDASILYAKGCNLTSDPVLEANSTLFGRSLNRDNRTEEELREEAMKIAAQSDVIVAAMGESSEMSGESSSRTDIGIPDVQKRLLKELLKTGKPVVLVLFAGRPMTLVWEHENIPAIINVWFGGSEAAYAIGDVLFGNVNPGGKLVSTFPRNVAQIPLFYNHLNTGRPAADKGFEKFRSNYMDEKNASLYPFGYGLSYTQFTYSDIKLSSATMNGTGEITASVTVTNSGKRDGAEVVQLYIRDLVGSISRPVKELKGFEKIQLKAGESKTVSFKITPELLKFYNSDLEHVFEPGEFDLMIGGNSQDVKTTKFTLQ